A single region of the Gracilibacillus caseinilyticus genome encodes:
- a CDS encoding VOC family protein has protein sequence MVKQRISLITIGAFDLPMLRSFYQKLGWDETSFSSDTYAAFQTAGVMLTLFPVDELAKDAGITLDKAPEKFQGVTFAINVDSAGEVDQTMDAIREAGATILREPSDAFWGGRTAYFADPENNIWEVAWNPSAVFDERGAMITF, from the coding sequence ATGGTGAAACAACGCATAAGTCTTATTACAATTGGCGCTTTCGATTTACCAATGCTTCGCTCTTTTTATCAAAAACTAGGCTGGGATGAAACGTCATTTAGCTCCGATACCTATGCAGCCTTTCAAACAGCAGGTGTCATGCTTACCCTCTTTCCTGTTGACGAATTAGCAAAGGATGCCGGTATCACGTTAGACAAAGCACCAGAGAAATTCCAAGGTGTTACCTTCGCGATCAATGTAGACAGTGCCGGAGAAGTGGATCAGACAATGGATGCAATCAGAGAAGCTGGGGCAACAATCCTCCGTGAGCCTAGTGATGCTTTTTGGGGTGGCAGAACAGCATATTTTGCTGATCCTGAGAATAATATTTGGGAAGTAGCTTGGAATCCATCCGCTGTTTTTGATGAAAGAGGCGCGATGATCACTTTCTAA
- a CDS encoding DNA topoisomerase III produces MSKTVVIAEKPSVGRDIARVLKCNKKGNGYLEGSSYIVTWALGHLVTLADPEAYDNKYKTWKLDDLPMLPQNLKLVVIKKTGKQFQTVKSQLVRKDVKDVVIATDAGREGELVARWILDKVRINKPVKRLWISSVTDQAIKQGFQNLKPAKQYDNLYASAVARSEADWYVGLNATRALTTKFNAQLSSGRVQTPTLEMIATREKEIKQFKPKKFYQIKAKTNDGITLIWQHPKGEKRLFDQQKAKQLVSKLQKQPLKVTSIDKKLKKNYAPTLYDLTDLQRDANRIFGFSGKQTLSIMQKLYEQHKVLTYPRTDSKYISTDIVPTLKERVASCGVGPYAKSANQIKKQPIKANKSFVDNAKVSDHHAIIPTEEPVYLSKLSDQEQKIYDLVIKRFLAVLLPPFQFEQIQLTADLAGETFTASGKRVIDLGYKKVYNDEQEQNDEQKIGNISENHTWQQPTMTMTEGETKPPERLTEGTLLSAMENPAKFLQDNEKHATKTLKETGGLGTVATRADIIEKLFNTFYMEKKGKYLYLTSKGKQLLELVPDDLRSPMLTAEWEKKLTQIANGKLKKEAFLKEIKGYTKEVVHQVKTSDAKYKHDNMTGTKCPKCGKLMLEVNGKKGRMLVCQDRDCGERKPIAKKTNARCPNCHKRMEMRGQGDAQTFSCVCGYREKLSTFQKRKENQGKNKATKRDVNKYLKKQDDDFTNTALADALKKLKK; encoded by the coding sequence ATGAGTAAAACAGTAGTAATTGCAGAAAAACCTTCAGTAGGTCGCGATATCGCACGTGTACTGAAGTGTAATAAAAAAGGTAACGGTTATTTAGAAGGGTCTTCCTATATTGTGACGTGGGCACTTGGCCATTTAGTGACATTAGCGGATCCTGAGGCATATGACAATAAATATAAAACATGGAAGCTCGATGATTTGCCTATGCTTCCACAAAACTTAAAGCTGGTTGTCATCAAGAAAACCGGTAAGCAATTTCAAACGGTCAAAAGTCAATTGGTCCGGAAAGATGTCAAGGATGTAGTGATTGCGACAGATGCCGGACGGGAAGGGGAACTGGTGGCACGTTGGATCCTGGATAAAGTTCGTATCAATAAGCCAGTGAAGCGATTGTGGATTTCGTCTGTAACGGACCAGGCAATTAAGCAAGGCTTTCAAAATTTAAAGCCTGCCAAACAATACGATAATCTCTACGCTTCAGCCGTCGCTCGATCTGAAGCTGATTGGTATGTAGGGCTGAACGCAACAAGAGCATTAACGACCAAATTTAATGCGCAACTATCGAGTGGACGTGTTCAAACACCAACATTAGAGATGATCGCAACAAGGGAAAAAGAAATTAAACAATTTAAACCGAAGAAGTTTTACCAAATTAAAGCGAAGACGAACGATGGAATTACGTTGATCTGGCAGCATCCAAAAGGAGAAAAGCGCCTGTTCGATCAGCAAAAGGCGAAACAGCTTGTATCGAAGCTGCAAAAACAGCCGCTCAAAGTAACCAGTATCGACAAAAAGCTAAAAAAAAACTATGCGCCAACATTATACGATCTAACCGATTTGCAGCGTGATGCCAACCGTATTTTTGGTTTTTCCGGGAAACAGACGTTATCGATTATGCAGAAATTGTATGAACAGCATAAAGTATTGACATACCCGCGTACGGATTCCAAATATATTTCAACCGATATTGTCCCAACTTTAAAAGAGCGAGTGGCAAGCTGTGGTGTTGGTCCATATGCAAAATCGGCCAATCAAATTAAAAAGCAGCCAATCAAAGCCAATAAATCATTCGTCGATAATGCCAAGGTTTCCGATCACCACGCGATTATTCCGACAGAGGAACCTGTTTACTTATCCAAATTGTCGGATCAGGAACAAAAGATTTATGACCTGGTGATCAAACGATTCTTAGCTGTCCTGCTTCCGCCTTTTCAGTTTGAACAGATTCAATTAACCGCCGATTTAGCAGGAGAAACGTTCACAGCTAGCGGTAAACGAGTGATCGATTTAGGATACAAGAAGGTCTACAATGATGAGCAGGAACAAAATGATGAACAAAAAATCGGCAACATTAGCGAAAATCATACATGGCAACAGCCAACAATGACGATGACTGAAGGCGAAACTAAACCACCAGAGCGTTTGACAGAAGGTACGTTATTAAGTGCAATGGAAAACCCGGCGAAATTCCTGCAGGATAATGAAAAGCACGCTACCAAAACACTGAAGGAAACAGGAGGACTCGGTACCGTTGCAACAAGAGCGGATATCATTGAGAAGCTGTTTAATACTTTTTATATGGAGAAAAAAGGCAAGTATCTCTATTTAACGTCAAAAGGAAAACAACTGTTAGAGCTTGTGCCAGATGACTTGCGTTCACCGATGTTAACGGCTGAATGGGAGAAGAAGCTCACTCAAATTGCCAATGGTAAGCTGAAAAAAGAAGCGTTTTTGAAAGAAATCAAAGGCTATACTAAAGAAGTGGTCCATCAGGTGAAAACGAGTGATGCGAAGTATAAGCACGATAATATGACGGGTACGAAATGTCCGAAATGTGGCAAATTAATGCTCGAAGTAAACGGCAAAAAGGGGCGCATGCTTGTCTGTCAGGATCGTGATTGCGGGGAACGTAAGCCAATCGCGAAGAAAACAAACGCCCGCTGCCCAAATTGTCACAAGCGTATGGAAATGCGAGGACAAGGAGATGCCCAGACCTTCTCCTGTGTATGTGGTTATCGCGAGAAATTATCCACCTTCCAGAAACGGAAAGAAAATCAAGGGAAGAATAAAGCAACGAAACGAGACGTTAACAAGTATTTGAAAAAGCAAGATGACGATTTCACTAACACCGCTTTAGCAGATGCACTGAAAAAACTGAAGAAATAA
- a CDS encoding GHKL domain-containing protein — MRFYTEVTSRTNTESSGLGLYLSKQIIEKMNGTMEAKLQDEWFVLEIYIPLDKVRFRKT, encoded by the coding sequence ATGCGATTTTATACGGAGGTTACCAGCAGAACCAATACCGAATCAAGCGGTCTGGGCCTGTATTTATCCAAGCAGATTATCGAAAAAATGAACGGAACGATGGAAGCGAAACTGCAGGATGAATGGTTTGTTCTAGAAATTTATATTCCGCTTGATAAAGTTAGATTTAGAAAAACTTAA
- a CDS encoding potassium/proton antiporter produces MDHALLSLEDFMFIASILLITGVLTTKISSKLGVPSLILFIIVGMISGSEGLGLIYFDNAKLAQVIGIIALVIILFEGGLQTSFQTVRSVAKPALSLATLGVLITTSIVTVAAKLILDISWLEAFLFGSIVGSTDAAAVFSVLKGQNVKERLGATLEVESGTNDPMAVFLTISFIELLTNDSPSYLLIFGSFFWQMGMGLLIGFLAGKLGIFAINRVNLESSGLYPVFAVAFALLAYSITNFIGASGLLAVYLAAMFIGNADLTYRHSIIKFHEGFAWIMQILMFIILGLLVFPSQLLTFDVIWKAVLLAVTLIIIARPIAVFLSTTRMGFKWRDKLFLAWAGLRGAVPIVLATYPLIAGIENSPMIFNVVFFVVLTSTLLQGSTIAYFAKILKLTGPTKVEPRHSLELVSIGKANAEIMEYEVNEESPINQSIIKNIEFPEDVLINAIIRKNELVTPSGDTVIRTGDILYILASKKSKQTMNQLLKS; encoded by the coding sequence ATGGACCATGCATTACTATCGTTAGAAGACTTCATGTTTATCGCCTCCATCCTGTTAATTACCGGTGTATTAACGACAAAAATTTCTTCCAAACTGGGTGTCCCTTCCCTGATTCTGTTTATCATTGTCGGGATGATCAGCGGCAGTGAAGGGTTAGGTCTGATATATTTTGATAATGCCAAACTGGCACAGGTAATTGGTATTATCGCATTAGTCATTATTCTTTTTGAAGGTGGTTTGCAAACGAGCTTCCAGACGGTGAGATCTGTTGCTAAACCGGCCTTGTCTCTAGCTACACTAGGCGTCTTAATCACAACATCGATTGTCACTGTAGCTGCGAAACTCATTTTAGACATTAGCTGGCTGGAGGCCTTCTTATTTGGTTCGATTGTCGGTTCGACCGATGCGGCAGCTGTTTTTTCTGTGTTAAAAGGACAGAATGTAAAAGAAAGATTAGGTGCCACATTGGAAGTAGAATCTGGGACAAACGATCCGATGGCTGTATTTTTAACAATCTCGTTCATTGAATTACTAACGAACGACAGCCCGTCCTATCTGCTAATCTTCGGATCTTTCTTTTGGCAAATGGGAATGGGATTATTAATTGGTTTTCTCGCTGGTAAACTAGGAATCTTCGCTATTAATCGCGTCAACCTGGAATCGAGTGGTCTGTATCCTGTATTTGCCGTCGCTTTCGCGCTTCTTGCATACAGCATTACTAACTTCATCGGGGCAAGTGGCTTATTAGCGGTTTATTTAGCAGCCATGTTCATCGGGAATGCTGACCTTACCTATCGTCATTCGATTATCAAATTCCACGAAGGCTTTGCCTGGATCATGCAAATTTTGATGTTTATTATTTTAGGGTTACTCGTTTTCCCTTCGCAATTATTAACCTTTGATGTGATTTGGAAAGCTGTTCTGTTAGCAGTAACCTTAATTATTATCGCGCGCCCGATTGCCGTTTTCCTTTCGACGACCCGAATGGGATTCAAGTGGCGGGATAAATTATTCCTGGCCTGGGCAGGACTGCGGGGCGCCGTTCCAATCGTCCTGGCCACCTATCCGCTCATTGCCGGAATTGAAAACAGTCCGATGATCTTTAACGTTGTATTCTTCGTTGTCTTAACGTCTACCTTGTTACAAGGGTCCACCATTGCTTACTTTGCGAAGATATTAAAACTGACAGGACCAACAAAAGTGGAACCCCGTCATTCTTTGGAATTGGTTTCGATCGGCAAAGCCAATGCGGAAATCATGGAATATGAAGTCAATGAGGAATCACCGATTAACCAGTCGATCATAAAAAACATCGAATTTCCTGAGGATGTCCTGATTAATGCAATCATCCGGAAAAATGAGCTTGTCACGCCAAGTGGGGATACGGTGATCAGGACGGGGGATATCTTGTATATTCTGGCTTCGAAGAAGAGTAAGCAGACGATGAACCAGTTGTTGAAGAGTTAG
- a CDS encoding tyrosine-type recombinase/integrase — MEFVHPIKDIEAINEIKQHLLRHSKRDYLFFVLGINTGLRLSDLLTLKVSDVWDGQHVTSYLYPNDSDTPFFLNQNAKNAILEYVHTKNYQPEHYLFQSNKGIAPITRQQAYRIIKKAAEVIGVQENIGAHTLRKTFGYHAYKKGVAISLLQKMFHHSSTNETLHYLDIHDNNDSIIQIDVNL, encoded by the coding sequence ATGGAATTTGTCCATCCAATCAAAGATATAGAAGCCATCAATGAAATCAAACAACATTTACTTCGTCATTCAAAGCGAGATTACCTGTTTTTTGTTCTCGGTATTAACACTGGTCTCCGACTATCCGATTTACTCACCCTCAAAGTGAGCGATGTATGGGATGGACAGCATGTAACGTCCTATCTCTACCCCAACGACAGTGACACACCTTTTTTCCTCAATCAAAATGCAAAGAACGCCATTTTGGAGTATGTACACACGAAAAATTATCAGCCTGAACATTATTTATTCCAATCAAATAAAGGGATTGCCCCTATCACCCGTCAACAAGCATACCGAATCATAAAAAAAGCCGCTGAAGTAATTGGTGTACAAGAAAACATCGGTGCTCACACGTTACGAAAAACCTTTGGCTATCATGCCTACAAAAAAGGAGTAGCGATATCCTTACTGCAGAAAATGTTCCACCACTCGTCCACCAATGAAACATTACATTATTTAGACATTCACGATAACAATGATTCCATTATTCAGATTGATGTGAATCTATAA
- a CDS encoding beta-galactosidase, whose product MRTYPLDITTEAKEIYPALTNFHQQNKNGDTISFTNYYMEWNHQPFFGISGEFHFSRYHEHFWEDELIKMKMNGINIISTYIFWNHHEETEGTFEWDGDKNVRKFIELCAKHQLLVNIRIGPFNHGEARNGGIPDWLFGRPFTLRSNDKEYLYYVKRLYQQIGKQVAGLLFKEGGPIISTQLENEFQHAGAPWELTTGTSNEWLQAGMDGEAHIKKLKALAIETGIDTPIYSATGWGGAIAPMDTVLPLWGGYAYWPWIFYGDVEKHPATPSFIFRDYHNNQVPETFDFEPAYQPESVPYACAEMGGGMTVFYYYRFQLPYQSVDALSAIKVAGGCNFVGYYVFHGGSNPKGKHTPFLNETVTPKISYDYQAPIGEFGQVRGSYHRLKRQHLFYQQYGESFARTRTILPQEEIQPEDIDTVRYAVRTDGKSGYVYINNFQDHLETKDQKDFTIELQLDDELVRFPSLTLARDENCILPFHFDLDGVNLRYATNQLITETSYQGETYYFFFTPKGMRSEYVLDVGGILDIRTEVGTIEQNGKDIVVSLPQQLTQLDLTTKEGNIFHICTLTHEQSMQFWKVDDRILLTKANVLADESGLRLESEGADSIDLATFPPLAEKQTIFTEYKIPFMNEEMGFDVDYRSDDKAVITFAPTAFANVKELLLKIDYEGDIGYAFIDGELIHDHFANQDTWEIGLKRFEKKLLEKGMYLYITPIKEGVAVKSDSSMAARKEVAEKVTAAIASIKVVPIYEVDIK is encoded by the coding sequence ATGCGCACCTATCCATTGGATATCACGACCGAAGCGAAAGAAATTTATCCTGCACTAACCAATTTTCATCAACAAAATAAGAACGGTGATACGATCAGTTTCACTAATTACTACATGGAATGGAATCATCAACCGTTTTTCGGTATTAGCGGAGAGTTTCATTTTAGCCGTTACCACGAGCATTTCTGGGAAGATGAATTAATAAAAATGAAAATGAATGGCATCAACATCATATCCACCTATATTTTTTGGAATCATCATGAAGAAACGGAAGGAACCTTCGAATGGGATGGCGATAAGAATGTCAGAAAATTTATCGAGTTGTGTGCCAAGCATCAACTGCTCGTTAATATCCGGATCGGACCCTTTAATCATGGAGAAGCGAGGAATGGAGGGATCCCGGATTGGCTCTTTGGCCGTCCTTTTACCTTACGCTCAAATGATAAGGAATACCTTTATTATGTGAAAAGACTCTATCAGCAAATTGGAAAACAAGTGGCCGGGCTCCTTTTTAAAGAAGGTGGTCCGATCATCAGTACGCAGCTGGAAAATGAATTTCAGCATGCTGGTGCGCCGTGGGAATTGACGACGGGGACGAGTAATGAGTGGTTACAGGCCGGGATGGATGGAGAAGCACATATCAAAAAGTTAAAAGCATTGGCAATCGAAACCGGAATCGATACACCTATATATAGCGCAACTGGCTGGGGTGGTGCGATTGCTCCGATGGATACTGTTCTGCCGTTGTGGGGGGGTTATGCCTACTGGCCGTGGATTTTTTATGGAGATGTAGAAAAGCATCCGGCAACACCAAGCTTTATCTTTCGGGATTATCATAACAATCAGGTTCCCGAGACGTTTGATTTTGAGCCTGCTTATCAGCCGGAAAGTGTCCCATATGCCTGTGCCGAAATGGGTGGGGGCATGACGGTGTTTTACTATTACCGTTTTCAGCTTCCATATCAAAGTGTGGACGCATTAAGTGCGATAAAAGTAGCGGGTGGATGTAATTTTGTCGGTTATTATGTTTTTCATGGTGGTTCCAATCCGAAGGGGAAGCATACACCATTTCTGAACGAAACGGTCACGCCGAAGATTAGCTATGACTATCAAGCGCCAATCGGAGAATTCGGCCAAGTCAGAGGTTCTTATCACCGTTTGAAAAGACAGCATCTTTTTTATCAGCAATATGGCGAGAGCTTTGCCAGAACGAGAACGATTTTGCCGCAAGAGGAAATCCAGCCGGAAGATATTGATACGGTGCGCTATGCAGTTCGTACAGATGGGAAGTCAGGCTATGTCTATATCAATAATTTTCAGGATCATTTAGAGACGAAGGATCAGAAGGATTTTACGATTGAGTTGCAGCTAGATGATGAGCTTGTCCGATTTCCTTCTTTGACATTGGCGAGAGACGAAAATTGTATCCTTCCGTTTCACTTTGATTTGGATGGTGTCAATCTTCGCTATGCGACCAATCAACTGATCACCGAAACGAGCTATCAAGGGGAAACGTATTATTTTTTCTTTACGCCAAAAGGGATGAGAAGTGAATATGTGTTGGATGTTGGCGGGATTCTGGATATACGTACAGAAGTTGGAACGATTGAACAAAATGGTAAAGATATCGTTGTTAGCCTGCCACAGCAGTTGACGCAGTTGGACCTGACGACAAAAGAGGGAAATATCTTCCATATATGTACGCTTACACATGAGCAAAGTATGCAGTTTTGGAAGGTGGATGACCGCATTCTTTTGACAAAAGCAAATGTGCTAGCCGATGAATCCGGCCTAAGATTAGAAAGCGAGGGAGCCGATAGCATCGACCTGGCAACTTTTCCACCGTTAGCAGAAAAACAAACAATATTTACGGAGTACAAGATACCATTTATGAATGAAGAGATGGGCTTTGATGTCGATTACAGATCCGATGACAAAGCGGTAATCACCTTTGCGCCAACGGCATTTGCCAATGTGAAAGAATTATTGTTGAAAATAGATTATGAAGGAGACATTGGCTATGCGTTTATAGATGGTGAATTGATTCACGATCATTTTGCCAATCAGGACACATGGGAAATAGGGTTAAAACGATTTGAAAAGAAATTGTTGGAAAAAGGGATGTATCTTTATATTACTCCAATTAAGGAAGGTGTAGCAGTTAAAAGCGATTCTTCTATGGCGGCACGGAAAGAAGTAGCGGAAAAAGTGACAGCTGCTATTGCCTCGATTAAGGTCGTACCGATTTATGAGGTAGACATCAAATAA
- a CDS encoding LysM peptidoglycan-binding domain-containing protein, producing MTIHVVQSGESLWQIANQYQLTIATIMEVNGLPSANEIIPGLALYIPNVPFIQNRAYMVKAGDTTWLLANRFNTTIGAIVKENPGLDPAVIYAGQILMIPTAIRPQIETLGFVIPYSQESVLTVIRSLANLLTYVAVVSYSFTAEGYAYVLLDDKEVVRESNQLGVTPLLMIRNFTSEDFDAELAGNVFANPVYRRNLIDSLMRFVNEKGYGGVSLDIEFIPPARREDFNTFLQELKAALGSLILHVNVHAKSEDLPTNRIVGAYDYQQIGAIADIVAVMTIDYGYPGGPPDPVAPLWWMNEVVQYATSLINSRKLQIAFPLYGYDWRVSDNNTAGLSVNGAQNQAIAANTVIAYNQPAATPWYRYWDETEEHIVWFEDIRSYQAKYNVVDLYQLLGVTYWQLNLPAPQNWAYLNHYTVTKI from the coding sequence ATGACCATCCATGTTGTGCAAAGCGGGGAATCGTTGTGGCAAATAGCCAATCAGTATCAGCTTACGATAGCTACTATTATGGAAGTGAATGGGTTGCCTTCTGCCAATGAGATTATCCCTGGTCTGGCACTTTATATTCCGAATGTACCTTTTATTCAAAATAGAGCATATATGGTAAAAGCCGGTGATACGACCTGGCTGCTTGCGAATCGATTTAATACGACGATCGGAGCAATCGTAAAGGAAAATCCTGGTTTGGATCCTGCTGTAATATATGCAGGACAAATACTGATGATTCCAACAGCAATAAGACCTCAAATAGAAACATTAGGTTTTGTGATTCCATATTCACAGGAATCTGTGTTAACGGTTATCCGGTCGTTAGCGAATTTGCTCACGTATGTGGCGGTGGTGTCTTATTCATTTACTGCAGAAGGCTATGCCTATGTATTGTTAGATGATAAAGAAGTGGTTCGGGAGAGCAACCAGCTAGGTGTCACTCCGCTATTAATGATCCGTAATTTTACATCAGAGGACTTTGATGCGGAGTTAGCGGGTAATGTGTTTGCTAATCCGGTTTACCGTCGGAATTTAATCGATAGTTTAATGCGTTTCGTTAATGAAAAAGGATATGGCGGTGTTTCGCTCGATATCGAATTTATTCCACCTGCAAGAAGGGAAGACTTTAATACCTTTTTGCAAGAATTGAAAGCTGCTCTCGGTTCCCTGATTTTACACGTGAATGTCCATGCGAAGTCAGAAGATTTGCCAACCAATCGCATTGTCGGTGCTTATGACTATCAGCAGATTGGAGCGATCGCAGACATCGTAGCCGTCATGACGATTGATTATGGCTATCCAGGTGGTCCACCTGACCCAGTAGCACCATTGTGGTGGATGAATGAGGTTGTTCAGTATGCGACGAGTCTGATCAATTCCCGTAAGCTGCAAATTGCTTTTCCTTTGTATGGTTACGATTGGCGGGTGAGCGATAACAATACTGCGGGCTTATCGGTTAATGGAGCCCAAAATCAGGCGATCGCAGCGAATACAGTGATTGCATATAATCAGCCGGCTGCTACGCCATGGTATCGTTATTGGGATGAGACAGAAGAGCATATCGTTTGGTTTGAGGATATCAGGAGTTATCAAGCGAAGTATAACGTAGTTGATTTATATCAGTTATTAGGTGTCACATACTGGCAGTTAAATTTACCGGCACCTCAAAATTGGGCTTATTTGAATCATTATACTGTGACAAAGATTTGA
- a CDS encoding NUDIX hydrolase yields the protein MGKCIVLTKEHTLVLVEQYRHAGEDFFLEVPAGKKEGKETDEEGLLREVKEETGYITEQKPILLGEFMVNPATQNNTVKTFLLLEAFQAFQQDTDDTEDIRVKLVDFEQFGHQITTNQIKTQLFTANAYFMAKNYLR from the coding sequence TTGGGTAAATGTATTGTTCTGACGAAAGAACATACATTAGTCCTCGTTGAGCAATACCGACATGCGGGTGAGGATTTTTTCTTAGAAGTACCTGCTGGTAAAAAGGAAGGAAAGGAAACAGACGAAGAAGGGTTACTACGGGAAGTAAAGGAAGAAACGGGCTATATCACGGAACAAAAGCCGATCCTTCTTGGCGAATTTATGGTCAACCCAGCAACACAAAACAATACAGTGAAAACGTTTCTGCTTTTGGAAGCGTTCCAAGCTTTTCAGCAAGACACAGATGATACGGAAGATATCAGAGTGAAATTGGTAGATTTTGAGCAGTTTGGCCATCAGATTACAACCAATCAAATAAAAACACAATTATTCACTGCCAATGCCTATTTTATGGCGAAGAATTATCTGAGATAG
- a CDS encoding GrpB family protein: protein MRRVEVCSYHNKWPSMFAAEAEQLKQIFGAELTAIYHIGSTSVPGLQAKPIIDIMPIVKKLEIIDTYNDQMQEIGYTPKGENGIPQRRYFQKGDDNRSHHVHIYQKGSHQITRHLAFREYLRQHPDERNRYGQLKVKLADQFPYDISSYIDGKGNLVKEIEAKALEWYKDF, encoded by the coding sequence TTGAGAAGAGTAGAAGTCTGTTCGTATCATAACAAATGGCCATCGATGTTTGCAGCGGAAGCAGAGCAGCTGAAACAAATCTTTGGAGCAGAATTGACAGCCATCTACCATATTGGAAGTACATCAGTTCCAGGGCTTCAAGCCAAGCCAATCATTGATATAATGCCGATCGTGAAAAAACTTGAAATCATTGATACATATAATGACCAAATGCAGGAAATAGGCTATACACCAAAAGGAGAAAATGGTATTCCACAGCGCAGATATTTTCAAAAAGGTGACGATAATCGCTCCCATCATGTTCATATCTATCAGAAAGGAAGCCATCAAATTACAAGGCACTTAGCCTTTCGTGAATACCTACGCCAGCATCCTGATGAACGTAATCGCTATGGTCAATTGAAAGTGAAATTAGCTGATCAATTTCCTTATGATATCAGTTCGTATATCGATGGGAAAGGTAATCTCGTTAAGGAAATAGAAGCAAAAGCTTTGGAATGGTATAAAGATTTCTAA
- a CDS encoding sugar O-acetyltransferase, whose protein sequence is MRTEKEKMLAGEMYNPADSELVSGRMNARRIVRQYNQTEETEESKRVELLKELLGSTGEMVYMEPNIRFDYGNNTHVGENFFANFDCTILDVCEVRFGDNCMLAPGVQIYTATHPLDPAERNSGKEYAKPITIGDNVWIGGSAIINPGVTIGDNVVIASGAVVTKDVPDHVVVGGNPARVLKEIELKNQ, encoded by the coding sequence ATGAGAACAGAAAAAGAAAAAATGTTAGCTGGAGAAATGTATAATCCGGCAGATTCTGAATTAGTAAGTGGTCGGATGAATGCCAGACGTATCGTTCGCCAGTATAATCAAACGGAAGAGACAGAAGAATCAAAACGAGTGGAGCTGTTAAAAGAATTACTAGGCTCAACAGGTGAGATGGTCTACATGGAACCGAATATCCGTTTTGATTACGGTAATAACACACATGTGGGAGAAAACTTCTTTGCAAATTTTGATTGTACAATTTTGGATGTTTGTGAAGTCCGATTTGGCGATAATTGCATGTTAGCGCCAGGCGTGCAAATCTATACAGCGACACATCCATTGGATCCAGCTGAACGTAACTCCGGTAAAGAATATGCGAAACCGATTACGATTGGTGATAATGTTTGGATTGGCGGAAGTGCTATTATTAATCCTGGCGTAACAATAGGTGACAATGTAGTGATAGCGTCAGGTGCGGTCGTCACGAAAGATGTACCTGATCATGTAGTGGTTGGAGGCAATCCTGCTAGAGTGTTAAAAGAAATAGAGCTGAAAAATCAATAA
- a CDS encoding GNAT family N-acetyltransferase, translating into MVGFADISFLGHLDRLYVHKDFQRKGIATALVDVLESEAKKLDLLTIDTDASITAKPFFLHRGYRVIAASNGGKKRSRVEEF; encoded by the coding sequence ATAGTAGGGTTTGCTGACATATCTTTTTTAGGTCATTTAGATAGACTGTATGTACATAAAGATTTTCAAAGGAAAGGGATAGCGACAGCATTAGTCGATGTGCTGGAATCAGAAGCGAAGAAATTAGATCTTTTAACTATTGATACGGATGCTAGCATTACGGCTAAACCATTTTTCTTACATCGAGGCTATCGAGTCATTGCGGCCTCAAATGGTGGAAAGAAGAGGAGTAGAGTTGAGGAATTTTAA
- a CDS encoding GNAT family N-acetyltransferase: MISNSNIYLEEITEHDSHDLYICYSNQEAMRTFGREPITTKEEAIDIVEQNIKMKEEKTGVRYVARLSDTKDVADFITLKRYDAFHCRAEIDYLILPGYQGRGLGSMMLKLFLKNISQNWDVERVSAYIDLDNQASCKLLEKNHFTKEGILLSWVRDGDNYYDVYSYSFLLSDLSV, from the coding sequence ATGATATCAAATAGCAACATCTACTTGGAAGAAATCACCGAACATGACAGTCATGATCTGTATATCTGTTATTCCAATCAGGAAGCGATGCGTACTTTTGGAAGAGAACCGATTACGACAAAAGAAGAAGCAATAGACATTGTGGAGCAAAACATAAAAATGAAAGAAGAAAAAACAGGTGTAAGATACGTCGCAAGGCTAAGTGATACCAAAGATGTAGCTGATTTTATTACGTTGAAAAGGTATGACGCTTTCCATTGTCGAGCAGAGATTGATTATTTGATTTTGCCCGGGTATCAAGGCCGTGGCTTGGGATCTATGATGCTAAAGCTTTTTCTGAAAAATATATCACAAAACTGGGATGTAGAAAGAGTCTCTGCCTATATCGACCTGGATAATCAGGCATCCTGTAAGTTACTAGAAAAAAATCATTTTACCAAAGAAGGCATTCTGCTTTCATGGGTCCGAGATGGCGACAATTATTACGATGTATATTCTTATAGTTTTTTGTTATCGGATTTAAGCGTCTAG